CGTCACCACCACGCCGCCCGGCACGATCGCCGTGGGCTGGTAAGGTCCATCCGTCTGCGGCCCCGGCTGCGGCACATCCTGCGGTGCCGGCAACGGCGGCAAGGACTCGGCCGCAGCGATCCACGAAACCAATACGATTAACAAAACCGACAACAAAGCCGGCCGACGAAACAGGGTAGGAACGCGCATGGGTAAGAAGAAAACCGCGCGACCATGAACGACTCTCCCGCCCCGCCGCAAAACCTCTCTGCACGGCCTCATTATTGTTTTTCAATAATTCCGGTTGACTCAAAGCCTCCACGACCGATTACTGTTTTTCAATAATCATGAACCTGCCGCCCGCCATCCGTCGCCTCACTCGTTCGCTTGAATGGGTGCTCAACATCACCCTCTTCCTGTGCGGTATCGCCGGTGCGGCAGGCCTCGTGTTTGTGGGCGCGTTGCTGGTCGTCGGCGAGATCCCGGGTGGGCTTACCCAAAGCGTCGTGGTGGAGACCGACCTGCCCGCGCAGACCCTGCTCACCGCCGACGGCGAGGCCGTGGAGCTCGTGCTCAGCAACGTGGCCGGCGAACTGGAGGTGCCGAACAGCCTGCAAGGTCTGCAGCTCACCACCGCCGTCTGCAGCCTCATCACCGTCGTCCTCATCGCGGGCATCTGTTGGCACGCCCGCTGCCTCTTGCGCAGCCTGCGCCAGGACCATCCTTTCATCCGCGCCAACGCGCGCCGCCTCCGCTGGATCGCCGGGCTCAGTTTCGCCAGCCTCGTCTGGCAGGGCCTGTCCAAGCTCATCATCGCGCTCGGGGTCAGCGACGCCTTCCCGGCCTTCGATGTGAGCGCGAGCCTCGACCTCATCAACCCCACCCTGCTCACCGTGTTTGCGCTCTTCATCATCGCCGAGGTCTTCGCCGTCGGCGTCCACCTGAAGGAAGAACAGGACCTCACGGTTTGATCACCCCCGCCATGATTCCCTCCCGTTCCATTCCGCCTAGTCCCCTCCGCCTCCTCGCGCGGTTGAACCAAGTTTTGGGCACAAGCGTAGTGCTCGTGGTCGTGGCCAAAGTGATGGCGTTGATCATCACCGGTCCCGCCACCCACCACCCCTTGGTGAAGTCGATCATCATCCAACCCCATCTCGCGTCGACCACGCAACTGAACCCGTCGGCCGCTCGCGGCCTCCCGCTATTCGCCGGCGCCAACCCGCTGATGCTGATCATCGCGCTCCTACTGGGCTCGGCTTTGATTCAAGTCGTCGTCGCCGGAGTTTCCAAACTCTGCCACCACTCCCGGGCCGAATCAGCCCCCACGGTCTGAGCCGCGCGCCATGCCGATTCGCATTCATCTTGATCGCCTGCTGGCCGCGCGCGGACTCACTCAAAAGGAGTTGTCCGAACGCATCGGCATCACGCCGGCCAACCTCAACATCTTCACCACCGGCAAAGCCAAAGCCGTGCGCTTCACCACCCTCGAAGCCATCTGCCGCGAACTCGACTGCCAACCCGGCGACCTCCTCCACTGGGAGGAGTGACGCAGACGGTTTCTACAGGAACACGGATGTCGGGCGTAAAGCCCGACATCGTAATCACAATGGCTCCAGCAAGCGCACGGGAGCCCCCATTCCTGCTCTGTGCTCTCTGTGCTCCCTCTGTGACCTCGGTGTCGAAAACGCAGCTGCCCCTCGGCTTCGCTTGCTCCGATTCCGCCTACAGATCCAAGCCGCGCAGATACTCCAGACTCTGCGGGATGTTGGCCAGCGGGTCGGGCGATTCGTCTTCGATGAAGTAGTGGCGGATGCCCGCCTCCCGGCAGGCCTTCAGTAAAGTCGGCCAGTCGATCTGACCCGTGCCCACGATCACTTTGTCCGTCGCCGGTGCACCGCCCGTTGCAAAACCCGTCTCCGCGCCTTTGCGGATGTCCTTCACGTGCAGGGCCACCCAGCGGCCGGCGTATTTCTCCAGCAGCGCCAGCGGATCGGCGCCGCCATGCACCACCCAGAACACGTCCATTTCGAAATACACGTTATGCCCGGCCGTCGCCGCCGCCATCACGTCAAACGGCGTGTCGCCCGCCAGCTTGCCGGCACCGAACTCGTATCCGTGCGGATGATACCCAAACTTGATCCCGGCCGCGGCGAAGGCATCGCCCCACTTCGCGAAGTCGGCCGCCGCCACCTGCGCTGACTCCGCGGTGAACTCTCCGTCGTGCGGGATCCACGGCACGATCGCATACTCCACGCCCAGCGTGACCACTTCGTTGAGCACCGCCGCGAAGTCCTCCCGCAGCGCGTCGTATTGCACGTGCGCACTCACGGCCTTGAGCCCGCGCTGATCCAACTCGGCCCGAAACTGCGTCGGCGTCATGCGCGCCGTGCCAGCCGTCTCGACTTCCTTGATCCCGTAACCCGCCACCATGTCCATGGCCGCAAACGGATCCTGCAGGAAACTGCCCCGCACACTCCACAACTGCAGCCCCAGCTGATCAGCCAAAGGCGCCGTGGGCTCGTGCGGGTGGGCCCA
This portion of the Actomonas aquatica genome encodes:
- a CDS encoding DUF2975 domain-containing protein, producing the protein MNLPPAIRRLTRSLEWVLNITLFLCGIAGAAGLVFVGALLVVGEIPGGLTQSVVVETDLPAQTLLTADGEAVELVLSNVAGELEVPNSLQGLQLTTAVCSLITVVLIAGICWHARCLLRSLRQDHPFIRANARRLRWIAGLSFASLVWQGLSKLIIALGVSDAFPAFDVSASLDLINPTLLTVFALFIIAEVFAVGVHLKEEQDLTV
- a CDS encoding helix-turn-helix domain-containing protein; protein product: MPIRIHLDRLLAARGLTQKELSERIGITPANLNIFTTGKAKAVRFTTLEAICRELDCQPGDLLHWEE
- a CDS encoding sugar phosphate isomerase/epimerase family protein gives rise to the protein MISFFRRTGLAVLCGAAISPLWAHPHEPTAPLADQLGLQLWSVRGSFLQDPFAAMDMVAGYGIKEVETAGTARMTPTQFRAELDQRGLKAVSAHVQYDALREDFAAVLNEVVTLGVEYAIVPWIPHDGEFTAESAQVAAADFAKWGDAFAAAGIKFGYHPHGYEFGAGKLAGDTPFDVMAAATAGHNVYFEMDVFWVVHGGADPLALLEKYAGRWVALHVKDIRKGAETGFATGGAPATDKVIVGTGQIDWPTLLKACREAGIRHYFIEDESPDPLANIPQSLEYLRGLDL